The sequence AAGGGTTTTATTATGATTTTGAATTCAAAGAGCCAATTTCAGAAAATGATTTACAAAAAATTGAAAAAACTTTAAAAAAAATGGCAGCCGGTGGCTACAAAATGATTGAAGATAAAAATGCACAATATTCTTTTGACCAAAAACCTTACAAAAAAGAATTGTATGATGAAATTATCGCTTCAGGTCAAAAAGCTACTTTTTATTCTCTGGTGAATCCAGCAGATGGTTCAGTATTATTTACAGATCTTTGTGCTGGTGGACATTTAGAGTCAACAGCCAGCATCAAACATGTTAAATTACTTTCTTTAGCAGGAGCTTACTGAAGAGGAAATTCTAACAATATTCAATTAACCAGAATTTATGGAACTGCTTGAGAAACTCAAGCAGAATTGGAAGAATATTTAAATATTTTAAAAGAAAGAAAAGAAAGAGATCATAGAAAAATTGGTAAAGAATTAAAGATTTTTAGTTTTAATGCTTTAAGTGGTCAAGGAATGCCTATTTGGTTAGAAGATGGAATGAAAATTCGTAATGCCATTCATAAAAAAGTTCAAAAATGAGACCGTAAATACGGTTTTAATGAAGTTTTAACTCCACATTTTGGTGAAAAAGAATTGTATGAAATTTCAGGTCATTGACAGCACTATAAAGATGATATGTTTAGTCCTATTGAAGTAGAAAATGAGCTTTTAGTAGCACGTCCTATGACTTGTCCACATCATGTTTTGCTATACAAAGCAGAACGCCGCAGTTATAGAGAATTACCCATCCGATATTCTGAATTATCAAGACTTTATCGTTATGAAAAATCAGGAGCTTTAACAGGATTGGAACGTGTAAGGTCAATGGATTTAACTGAAGGACATATTTTTGCAAGAGTAGATCAAATTGAAAAAGAATTTGTCCATCAATATAAATTGATCAAAGAAGTATTAGATTTTTTCAAAATTAAAGTCGATTATATTTCTTTTTCAAAAAGAGATAAAAGTGATAAAGAAAAATTTTTCAATGATGATCAATTATGAGATAAAGCAGAAAAAGCTTTAGAAAATGTATTAAAAACTTTAGAAATTGAATATATTGAAAAAGAAGGTGAAGCAGCTTTTTATGGTCCTAAAATTGATATTCAAGTAAGAACAGTTTTAGGTCATGAAATTACTATGTCAACTTTACAATTAGATTTTCTTTTACCACAAAAATTTAAGATGGAATACATTGATCAAAATGAAACTAAACAAATACCGGTATTAATCCATAGAGGATTAATTGGAACTTATGAAAGATTTATTTCTATTCTGTTAGAACAAACAAAAGGTAATTTACCTTTTTGAATGAGTCCAAAACAAGTGGTTGTTATTCCAGTTAATTATGATTTACACCATGAATATGCCCAAAAAGTGCATGATAAATTATTTGAATTAGGTTTCCACTCAGAAGTTGATTTTAGAAATGAAAGAATTAATAAAAAAATTCGGGAAGCACAAATGAAAAAAATTAAATTCCAGGTTATTATCGGGGATGAAGAACTTCAAAATGAAACTTTAACTTACAGAAAATACGGTTCAAACGATTCTGTTAATAATATCAGTCTAGCTCAATTTATTGATTATTTAAATAACCTAAAAAATGAAAATTAAAAATTTACTAGCATCTAACAATTTAGTTTCATTTCTGTTTATTATTATTCCTAATATTTTCATTTGAGTTTTTGCAGGTGGCGATATTCAAAAAAATAACACTAATTTCTTAACAACACTAATTATTGTTTTATCAGTAAATATTAGTTTAGCAGCATTGATTTTTATTATTTTAATATTAAAATGAATTAAGCCTGATGTTATTAAAACGGCCTTACCATCTTTAATAATTTTTCCTGCAATTATTTTAACTTATGATACAAATACATGAATTAGATTTGCAATAATTGTAACTTTAATTATTACTTTCTCTATTGCTTCAATTTATCTATATGAAGCATTTCTTAAAAGAAATAAAAAGAAAGAAACACAAAAAGAAAATATTAATAAATAAAAAACACAGAATCTTTGTGTTTTTTATTTATATTAACTCTTTGTTTTTATATTGTAGTAGGTAATTACTTCTGAACGAAGCTGATCATTAATCGGTTTGATTGATTCATAGTGTACTTCATAAATCTGATCAGCGGGAGTGTCCTCAGTTGGCATACCGCCAGTAATTGTTTGGTATTTTTGTTGAGTAACAAAAATATTTAATAATTTTTGCGAAAAGGCATCACTAACATCTTCACTAACTTCATCAATATTTAAAGCGCTTTTAATTTCTTCTAATTTAGTTTCAAGATCTCCTTCTTCAACATCTTTCACCATTTCAAACATTAAAGGCTTTTCATTTACATGAATGATTGAAGATTCTTCAGCTGTTGTAGTAACTGCATTGTTAAAGTACATTTTTTTAATAACTTCAAAATCAGCTTTTCATGAAGAAGTATAGTTGATATAATCAAAATTTCGAGTAATAGCAACAGCACTATAGTCTATTATTACACCATAATTTTCTTTACCATCTTTTTCTCAAATTTCAACAGTTTTACCATTTTCATCAATGGTTGTTTCAGCTACTCACTCACCTTCTTCATTTTCTACCATAAATGGAATTTTTTCTACAGATAAAATTTCTTTGAATAATTCTTCAGTAGTCATGTCAATCCCTCTATAGATTGATTCATAAAGAATATCATAAATTTTGTCATTAGTTGCTTCATTATTATATGAAGCAAAAACAAAACCTTCTAATAGGGTGATATTGTTTTTAGGACGAATATAATTAATTTGTCCGTCAGGAACATTAGCGAAATTATCACCTGAATATAGAGCATCTAATGCATCACCATTATAGATAACTCCAGCATCTGAAGGATTTCCAGGTTCAATTAAACTTTGTAAAATATCTGTTCCGCTTGAAACAAATTTATTTGTATTAATATTTGAAACAGAATCTCCAGTCCCTTCACGTACCACTTTTAAAAATCCTTCAACCATTGAACGATAATTTGAAGGAGTAACTTCACCTGAATAGGTGATTTGTCCAGGTTTATTAGCATCACTATTTTCAACTTCTGAACCTATTAATAAATTATCACGTGAAGCTTCTGTTCAAGTAAATTTACTGTAATTTTTTGTGCGTAATTTTTTTAAAATTTCTGTAAAAGTTTGGTCTTCAAAAGCAATTCCTTGCTCACGTTCTTCTGGAGTTAAAACATTATATGAATCAGGTCTTAATGGTGTTAAGTTTTCTGAATCATTTTGATTTGTTTTATAACCTCCAGTGGTATAAGCAATTACTTTATCTTGAATGTAGTAAGGAATCATAAATTCTCACATTTCATCAGCCTTACCATCTTTATCAATATCAATTATATTTCCTTTACTATCTTTTAAATATGAATTGTAAGAATCAATGTGTTCCATAGTTTCTGTTCTTAAATATTTTTGGACAATTGATTTTTTAATCATACCATTAGCTTCAAAAGCTTTGGAAGTATTATCACCTTGTAATTCAGGAATATTTCTTAAAATTTTTTCATATTTAATTTTTGATAATTTACCACTAATAATTAAACGGGCAATTTCAAAGTCAGAAGCAAAACCACCAACAATTCTTTGACTTTCAATTGCTCGAGAAAATTCGTTTAATTCTTGGAAAACTTTATATTGAAAATGTTTATTAATTTCTTTTTCGGCTTCAGGACTAACATAAGATTCAAAATTCATGATAACAGGTCGAAAATCTCTGCTAGCCCAA comes from Mycoplasma iguanae and encodes:
- the thrS gene encoding threonine--tRNA ligase, with product MKLNKELNHTSSHLLAAAVLKHFPETKLGFGPATQEGFYYDFEFKEPISENDLQKIEKTLKKMAAGGYKMIEDKNAQYSFDQKPYKKELYDEIIASGQKATFYSLVNPADGSVLFTDLCAGGHLESTASIKHVKLLSLAGAYWRGNSNNIQLTRIYGTAWETQAELEEYLNILKERKERDHRKIGKELKIFSFNALSGQGMPIWLEDGMKIRNAIHKKVQKWDRKYGFNEVLTPHFGEKELYEISGHWQHYKDDMFSPIEVENELLVARPMTCPHHVLLYKAERRSYRELPIRYSELSRLYRYEKSGALTGLERVRSMDLTEGHIFARVDQIEKEFVHQYKLIKEVLDFFKIKVDYISFSKRDKSDKEKFFNDDQLWDKAEKALENVLKTLEIEYIEKEGEAAFYGPKIDIQVRTVLGHEITMSTLQLDFLLPQKFKMEYIDQNETKQIPVLIHRGLIGTYERFISILLEQTKGNLPFWMSPKQVVVIPVNYDLHHEYAQKVHDKLFELGFHSEVDFRNERINKKIREAQMKKIKFQVIIGDEELQNETLTYRKYGSNDSVNNISLAQFIDYLNNLKNEN
- a CDS encoding MAG3450 family membrane protein; protein product: MKIKNLLASNNLVSFLFIIIPNIFIWVFAGGDIQKNNTNFLTTLIIVLSVNISLAALIFIILILKWIKPDVIKTALPSLIIFPAIILTYDTNTWIRFAIIVTLIITFSIASIYLYEAFLKRNKKKETQKENINK